Proteins co-encoded in one Saccharomyces cerevisiae S288C chromosome II, complete sequence genomic window:
- a CDS encoding uncharacterized protein (hypothetical protein; conserved across S. cerevisiae strains; YBR209W is not an essential gene), whose translation MNAYWFHYRASIKKEAPNYKRTFLGRARNAFLLILSEAYLLFVFLSYLIRGKSLEKRVNDEAKCSQRCVPLQLANNLAFGDRHKRSANFKKGIANTHSSLICSKP comes from the coding sequence ATGAACGCATATTGGTTTCATTATAGAGCGTCAATCAAGAAAGAGGCACCAAACTATAAACGCACATTTCTCGGTAGGGCTAGGAACGCTTTCCTGCTTATCTTATCTGAAGCTTATTTATTGTTCGTTTTTTTATCTTATCTGATAAGGGGAAAAAGCCTGGAAAAGCGCGTAAATGATGAGGCGAAATGCAGCCAAAGATGCGTGCCGTTGCAGTTAGCTAACAACCTGGCGTTCGGCGATCGCCATAAGAGATCTGCCAATTTTAAAAAGGGTATTGCCAATACACATAGTAGCCTTATCTGCAGCAAGCCATAG
- the ERV15 gene encoding Erv15p (Protein involved in export of proteins from the endoplasmic reticulum; ERV15 has a paralog, ERV14, that arose from the whole genome duplication) — MSGTGLSLFVTGLILNCLNSICQIYFTILYGDLEADYINSIELCKRVNRLSVPEAILQAFISALFLFNGYWFVFLLNVPVLAYNASKVYKKTHLLDATDIFRKLGRCKIECFLKLGFYLLIFFFYFYRMVTALLENDANLIS, encoded by the coding sequence ATGTCAGGAACCGGATTATCGCTATTCGTGACGGGTCTTATACTGAATTGTTTGAATTCCATTTGCCAGATATACTTTACTATATTATATGGTGATCTTGAAGCAGACTATATCAACTCAATCGAACTGTGTAAGAGGGTGAATAGGTTGAGTGTACCAGAGGCAATTCTACAAGCTTTCATTTCTgcattgtttctttttaacGGGTACTGGTTCGTATTTCTCTTGAATGTCCCTGTTCTAGCATATAACGCAAGTAAAGTCTACAAGAAAACACATCTACTGGACGCCACGGatattttcagaaaattGGGTAGATGCAAAATTGAATGCTTTTTAAAATTGGGATTTTACCTTctcatattctttttctacttCTACAGAATGGTCACAGCGTTACTTGAAAATGATGCAAATTTGATAAGCTAA
- the AME1 gene encoding Ame1p (Essential kinetochore protein associated with microtubules and SPBs; component of the kinetochore sub-complex COMA (Ctf19p, Okp1p, Mcm21p, Ame1p); involved in spindle checkpoint maintenance; orthologous to human centromere constitutive-associated network (CCAN) subunit CENP-U and fission yeast Mis17; relative distribution to the nucleus increases upon DNA replication stress) — protein sequence MDRDTKLAFRLRGSHSRRTDDIDDDVIVFKTPNAVYREENSPIQSPVQPILSSPKLANSFEFPITTNNVNAQDRHEHGYQPLDAEDYPMIDSENKSLISESPQNVRNDEDLTTRYNFDDIPIRQLSSSITSVTTIDVLSSLFINLFENDLIPQALKDFNKSDDDQFRKLLYKLDLRLFQTISDQMTRDLKDILDINVSNNELCYQLKQVLARKEDLNQQIISVRNEIQELKAGKDWHDLQNEQAKLNDKVKLNKRLNDLTSTLLGKYEGDRKIMSQDSEDDSIRDDSNILDIAHFVDLMDPYNGLLKKINKINENLSNELQPSL from the coding sequence ATGGATAGAGACACTAAATTAGCTTTTAGGCTGAGGGGCAGTCATTCAAGAAGGACAGACGATATAGATGATGATGTTATTGTATTTAAGACGCCAAATGCTGTTTATAGAGAGGAGAACTCACCTATTCAATCTCCTGTTCAACCCATTTTGTCTTCACCAAAACTTGCGAATTCTTTCGAGTTTCCTATTACCACTAATAACGTAAATGCGCAGGACCGTCATGAACATGGGTATCAGCCCTTGGATGCAGAAGACTATCCCATGATCGACtctgaaaataaaagtcTTATAAGCGAATCGCCGCAAAATGTTagaaatgatgaagacCTTACTACTCGTTACAATTTCGATGATATACCCATTAGACAGCTATCATCGTCTATCACTTCTGTGACCACAATTGATGttttatcttctttattcataaacttatttgaaaatgatttgaTTCCGCAAGCTTTGAAGGATTTCAATAAAAGTGATGATGATCAATTTAGGAAACTATTGTACAAATTAGATCTGCGACTCTTTCAAACGATATCAGACCAAATGACCAGAGACTTGAAAGACATATTAGATATCAACGTGTCGAATAATGAGCTCTGCTACCAACTGAAGCAGGTACTTGCTCGAAAAGAAGATTTGAACCAGCAGATAATATCGGTACGAAATGAAATTCAAGAGTTGAAAGCCGGTAAAGACTGGCATGACTTACAAAATGAACAAGCCAAACTGAACGACAAAGTGAAGCTAAATAAGAGGCTAAATGATTTGACTTCTACTTTGCTAGGCAAATACGAGGGAGATCGCAAAATTATGAGCCAAGATAGCGAGGACGATTCAATACGGGATGACTCAAATATTCTGGATATTGCACATTTCGTAGACTTGATGGATCCATATAACGGACTtctgaaaaagataaataaaattaatgaaaatcTTTCTAACGAATTACAACCAAGTCTATAG